A genomic stretch from Lathyrus oleraceus cultivar Zhongwan6 chromosome 2, CAAS_Psat_ZW6_1.0, whole genome shotgun sequence includes:
- the LOC127122461 gene encoding uncharacterized protein LOC127122461: MNLSSPIIHFLMHFIFLVAFICPINSSKTSNHQKLNQTLQYEEEFNKLNKFAVKTIQSLKGDIVDCVLTHKQPAFDHPLLKGHKLWSPPKESKEHKQINSLRESIQSWSLSGEFCPEGTIPIRRTKKEEIKSWRTDIIQRRYHATAIVEGDGYTGAKANLNMWDPQVEKKDEFSAAKIWVISQSFAENIEAGWQVFPGKYGDNKARLFVYWTVDGYNQTGCYNLECPGFIQTNREIYLESAIDQTSVYDNDQCGLNLKIEQDTDSGNWWLGYGDGHILGYWPNNLFTELKGEAHLVQFGGEVLDINPSGYHTATSMGSGHFAEEGFGKAAFFSNNQVKVSSNIWIDPPEPKFSVDHPNCYNIKSGFSSEAGFFFYYGGPGRNEDCLYGFL; this comes from the exons ATGAACTTAAGTTCCCCAATCATCCATTTTCTCATGCATTTTATTTTTCTTGTTGCTTTCATTTGTCCTATTAACTCTTCAAAAACCAGCAATCATCAAAAACTCAATCAAACTTTACAATATGAGGAAGAATTTAACAAATTGAATAAGTTTGCTGTCAAGACAATTCAG AGTCTTAAAGGTGATATTGTAGATTGTGTTTTGACTCATAAACAACCAGCTTTTGATCATCCTTTATTAAAAGGACACAAACTATGG AGTCCTCCAAAAGAATCAAAAGAGCATAAACAAATAAATAGTTTGAGAGAAAGCATTCAATCATGGAGTTTATCCGGAGAATTTTGTCCAGAAGGAACAATACCAATTAGAAGAACAAAAAAAGAAGAGATAAAAAGTTGGAGAACAGATATAATTCAAAGACGTTAT CATGCAACTGCAATTGTGGAAGGGGATGGGTACACAGGAGCAAAGGCTAACTTAAACATGTGGGATCCTCAAGTGGAAAAGAAAGATGAATTTAGTGCGGCTAAAATATGGGTTATCTCTCAATCATTTGCAGAAAATATTGAAGCTGGCTGGCAG GTATTTCCGGGTAAATATGGGGACAACAAGGCGCGACTTTTTGTTTATTGGACG GTTGATGGTTATAACCAAACAGGATGTTATAATTTAGAATGTCCGGGTTTTATTCAAACTAACAGGGAAATATATCTTGAAAGTGCAATTGATCAGACTTCGGTATATGATAATGATCAATGTGGTCTCAACTTAAAGATCGAGCAG GATACGGATAGTGGGAATTGGTGGCTTGGATATGGAGATGGACATATACTTGGGTACTGGCCAAACAACCTATTCACAGAGTTAAAAGGTGAAGCACATTTAGTTCAATTTGGTGGAGAAGTATTGGATATAAACCCTTCAGGGTATCATACTGCCACTTCCATGGGTAGTGGCCATTTTGCTGAAGAGGGTTTTGGAAAAGCTGCATTTTTTAGTAATAATCAAGTTAAGGTTTCTTCCAACATATGGATTGACCCTCCGGAACCCAAGTTTTCAGTAGATCATCCTAATTGTTATAATATAAAAAGTGGGTTTAGTTCAGAGGCAGGATTTTTCTTTTACTATGGTGGACCCGGTAGGAATGAAGATTGTCTTTATGGTTTTCTTTAA
- the LOC127122462 gene encoding uncharacterized protein LOC127122462, with protein sequence MTHLSNTAGTSVGPSNQPSLDQTSVYDNDQCGLNLKIEQDTDSGNWWLGYGDGHILGYWPNNLFTELKGEAHLVQFGGEVLDINPSGYHTATSMGSGHFAEEGFGKAAFFSNNQVKVSSNIWIDPPEPKFSVDHPNCYNIKSGFSSEAGFFFYYGGPGRNEDCLYGFL encoded by the exons atgacacatctctCAAATACCGCCGGAACTTCTGTCGGACCTTCCAAccagccatcgctcgatcag ACTTCGGTATATGATAATGATCAATGTGGTCTCAACTTAAAGATCGAGCAG GATACGGATAGTGGGAATTGGTGGCTTGGATATGGAGATGGACATATACTTGGGTACTGGCCAAACAACCTATTCACAGAGTTAAAAGGTGAAGCACATTTAGTTCAATTTGGTGGAGAAGTATTGGATATAAACCCTTCAGGGTATCATACTGCCACTTCCATGGGTAGTGGCCATTTTGCTGAAGAGGGTTTTGGAAAAGCTGCATTTTTTAGTAATAATCAAGTTAAGGTTTCTTCCAACATATGGATTGACCCTCCAGAACCCAAGTTTTCAGTAGATCATCCTAATTGTTATAATATAAAAAGTGGGTTTAGTTCAGAGGCAGGATTTTTCTTTTACTATGGTGGACCCGGTAGGAATGAAGATTGTCTTTATGGTTTTCTTTAA